A single region of the Xiphophorus maculatus strain JP 163 A chromosome 3, X_maculatus-5.0-male, whole genome shotgun sequence genome encodes:
- the LOC111608096 gene encoding hepcidin-like, translated as MKTFAVAATVSLLLPSLCVHENSAVPVDEENEYPGPARCRFCCGCCLADVCGLCCD; from the exons ATGAAGACGTTCGCCGTCGCGGCCACCGTTTCCCTCCTGCTCCCTTCTCTCTGTGTTCATGAGAACTCTGCCGTCCCTGTGGATGAG gaaaacgaATACCCTGGTCCCGCCAGGTGCCGGTTCTGCTGCGGCTGCTGCCTGGCGGATGTCTGTGGCTTGTGCTGCGACTGA